A stretch of the Vibrio aquimaris genome encodes the following:
- the sctS gene encoding type III secretion system export apparatus subunit SctS, with amino-acid sequence MEESQLISLTAQAMYLTLILSLPTIVVAAAVGVIIALIQALTQVQEQTLAFVVKLVAVVGVMFATGHWFGSQIYHFSLQIFESLPKVL; translated from the coding sequence ATGGAAGAGTCACAATTGATCTCCCTGACTGCTCAGGCTATGTATTTAACATTAATTCTTTCGCTACCAACTATCGTTGTAGCGGCAGCCGTAGGTGTTATTATCGCGCTAATCCAGGCCCTAACGCAGGTTCAGGAACAAACGTTAGCATTTGTTGTTAAATTAGTTGCCGTCGTAGGGGTAATGTTTGCTACTGGACATTGGTTTGGCAGCCAAATATACCACTTTAGTCTGCAAATTTTTGAATCTCTACCCAAAGTGTTGTAG
- the sctJ gene encoding type III secretion system inner membrane ring lipoprotein SctJ, with the protein MNIKNTQNTFLKLTLLLFSLAVTGCKEEMYSNLSESEANQMLALLLSEGIDAEKQSINGKSITLKVEGSQFSSAVELLKQNGYPKQEFATVEQLFPQDGLVSTPTQEKARFEYAISQSLAKTLNQIDGVISARVHLMIPAETRMKTKQPSSAAVFVKHSQEAEISQLTPQIKSLVQSSIEGLDYNNVKVILVESSTPPPIVIKTEDSSLAAYLYIAILILIVISIAIACYAFFSIRKLKSKNLEMLENVVQESTS; encoded by the coding sequence ATGAATATTAAGAATACGCAAAATACTTTCCTCAAACTAACTCTGTTGTTATTCAGCTTAGCGGTGACAGGCTGTAAAGAAGAAATGTATTCGAACCTGTCGGAATCTGAAGCGAACCAAATGTTGGCTCTGCTACTGAGTGAAGGAATAGATGCAGAAAAACAATCTATCAACGGAAAAAGTATTACCCTCAAAGTAGAGGGTTCTCAGTTCTCTTCAGCCGTTGAATTGCTAAAACAGAATGGATACCCCAAACAAGAGTTCGCTACTGTTGAGCAGTTGTTCCCACAGGATGGACTCGTCTCTACGCCAACTCAAGAAAAAGCACGGTTTGAGTATGCTATCTCTCAATCATTAGCTAAAACCCTGAATCAGATTGACGGTGTCATTTCTGCCAGAGTCCATTTAATGATCCCAGCAGAAACACGCATGAAAACCAAGCAGCCATCCTCTGCGGCAGTGTTTGTGAAACATTCTCAAGAGGCTGAAATTTCACAGCTTACTCCTCAGATCAAAAGCTTGGTGCAAAGCAGTATCGAAGGTCTAGATTACAATAATGTCAAAGTTATTTTGGTCGAATCAAGCACGCCACCACCGATAGTAATCAAGACCGAGGATAGCAGCTTAGCAGCTTATCTTTACATTGCAATCCTCATATTGATCGTTATTTCAATTGCAATCGCCTGCTACGCATTTTTCTCAATTAGAAAGTTGAAGAGCAAAAATTTGGAGATGTTAGAAAATGTTGTACAAGAGTCAACTTCTTGA
- a CDS encoding FliI/YscN family ATPase, whose product MSQYKQPPFGEFDISSKLNHLHERLSVPVNFQKAGKVVGVTGNMIKALMPSAAIGHMCYLKTPGQPVLYAEVIAIQSPYTLLAPLGEARGLSNLTRIINTRKQHEIEVGDHLLGTVLNGLGERFPSTAFSSVSSTKDTQKTMRAVFQGAPDPMTRPPISSHISLGVRAIDSMLTMGEGQRMGIFAAAGGGKSTLLSMIIANTEAEVVVLALVGERGREVREFIEMHMDEETRKKAVLVIATSDRPSMERARAALVATTVAEHFREKGKKVLLMVDSLTRYARALREMGLSAGEPPTRRGFPPSVFEQLPLLLERPGITEQGSISALYTVLVEGDDMTEPVADETRSILDGHIILSRELAAAAHYPAIDVLRSASRVMNQITSEDHLASANKIRKWMATYEKNEMLVRLGEYQKGSDPDLDIAIAKRPQIQTLLQQGTHEFSDFSESLQQLELTGLG is encoded by the coding sequence ATGTCACAATATAAACAACCCCCGTTTGGCGAGTTCGATATCTCTTCTAAGCTCAATCACCTTCACGAACGTTTATCTGTTCCTGTGAATTTTCAAAAAGCGGGCAAGGTAGTTGGTGTTACCGGCAATATGATAAAAGCCTTGATGCCAAGTGCAGCCATAGGACATATGTGTTACCTCAAAACACCAGGCCAACCAGTTCTCTATGCTGAAGTGATTGCAATTCAGTCACCTTATACACTGCTTGCCCCTTTAGGAGAAGCTCGTGGACTTTCAAATCTTACTCGAATTATAAATACGCGTAAGCAGCATGAGATAGAGGTAGGTGATCACCTTCTTGGTACAGTACTAAATGGTCTCGGTGAGCGTTTTCCTTCAACCGCATTTTCCTCAGTATCTTCCACCAAGGACACTCAAAAAACGATGAGGGCCGTGTTTCAAGGTGCTCCAGACCCAATGACTCGACCACCAATAAGTTCCCATATTTCTCTTGGAGTCAGAGCCATAGATAGCATGCTTACAATGGGCGAAGGACAGAGAATGGGTATTTTCGCCGCCGCAGGTGGTGGTAAGAGTACATTGTTATCGATGATCATCGCCAATACAGAAGCAGAAGTCGTGGTATTGGCATTGGTTGGCGAACGTGGCCGAGAAGTCCGAGAATTTATTGAAATGCACATGGATGAAGAAACACGTAAAAAAGCCGTACTGGTTATTGCGACTTCAGACAGACCATCAATGGAAAGGGCAAGAGCGGCGCTAGTTGCGACAACGGTAGCCGAGCATTTCAGAGAAAAAGGGAAAAAGGTATTGCTCATGGTTGACTCGTTAACCCGTTATGCTCGAGCACTTCGTGAAATGGGTTTGTCTGCTGGTGAACCACCAACTCGACGAGGCTTCCCTCCATCTGTGTTTGAACAATTACCACTTCTATTAGAGAGACCGGGTATCACTGAGCAAGGTTCGATAAGTGCGTTATATACGGTACTTGTTGAAGGTGACGATATGACGGAGCCAGTCGCTGATGAAACTCGTTCTATTTTGGATGGGCATATTATTCTCTCTAGGGAATTGGCTGCGGCGGCACATTATCCGGCAATTGATGTTCTCCGTAGTGCCAGCCGAGTTATGAATCAAATTACTTCAGAAGATCATTTGGCGAGTGCAAATAAAATCAGGAAATGGATGGCTACGTATGAGAAAAATGAGATGCTCGTACGGCTGGGAGAGTATCAAAAAGGGAGTGACCCTGACTTAGATATTGCTATCGCAAAGCGTCCACAAATTCAAACATTATTGCAGCAAGGTACACACGAGTTTTCAGATTTTTCTGAGAGCCTGCAACAACTGGAATTGACAGGGCTTGGGTAA
- a CDS encoding SycD/LcrH family type III secretion system chaperone, whose protein sequence is MEEESVKNCTQEDILQYLKGGGTLAELHEFSPTTLETVYHAAFNYYNMGSYEEAVSIFQFLCAFDHFKVKYFIGLGSCLFMLKQYDSAIETYSYAGLIDGDDPRPPYYSAKCHLMLGKHQAAASGFFAASQMSGNYNQFDDICADAKRRYKKMNLIEG, encoded by the coding sequence ATGGAAGAAGAATCAGTAAAAAACTGCACTCAAGAAGATATTTTGCAATATCTGAAAGGTGGAGGAACATTAGCTGAGCTTCATGAGTTTAGCCCAACAACATTAGAAACAGTCTATCATGCTGCTTTTAATTACTACAATATGGGTAGCTATGAAGAAGCAGTTAGTATATTTCAATTTCTATGTGCGTTCGACCACTTCAAAGTGAAGTATTTTATTGGCCTTGGTTCATGTCTATTTATGCTTAAGCAATATGACTCTGCGATAGAGACATATAGTTATGCAGGCCTTATAGACGGTGATGACCCTAGACCTCCCTATTATTCTGCTAAGTGCCATTTAATGCTGGGCAAACACCAAGCAGCGGCAAGTGGATTTTTCGCGGCAAGCCAAATGAGTGGAAATTACAATCAATTTGATGACATTTGTGCGGATGCAAAAAGACGTTATAAAAAAATGAACTTAATTGAGGGATAA
- a CDS encoding FHA domain-containing protein — MTWTLKVLSGKHSGAEMLLDKKHIVLGSCHERADCVLTDIGLADTAMQITVNDKIIAIKELNDAKWYINGKIQRSALSSLSPYNVVQIGPVAFTLGKVEATWPTINLPQQKRFRFPWVGMLFSGLLCIGSLNASFYSSNNSLKNSDTSMAPTKELLSGSSINNKHFGLTVSEQDGRTLVTGYIQDRSTSNTARRKIEANSELPLIWKVHRVDKLTTSIQTLLNEHNLYGYDVRVDLNGKAIVKGVVLDQLPISKFSTSIVREIPGLSEVTFNTTKASEVIAWLNHNIEKIGMNGIGASSYREYILVSGKATTLQKTQIHQLIDSANSKFGSQIPLQYQPFIDPEGMLPPIRAISTSLTPYIELSGGQKYLKNSVIGDGFTIKEITEDGIALLKDKQIIWIGANG; from the coding sequence ATGACTTGGACATTAAAGGTGCTTTCTGGCAAGCATTCAGGAGCCGAGATGTTACTCGATAAGAAACACATTGTTCTTGGTTCATGCCATGAACGTGCAGACTGTGTTCTAACAGATATTGGTTTGGCAGACACCGCAATGCAAATCACGGTTAATGATAAAATCATCGCAATTAAGGAGCTAAACGATGCCAAATGGTACATCAACGGAAAAATTCAACGAAGCGCTCTTTCCAGCCTTAGCCCCTATAATGTTGTTCAAATTGGTCCCGTCGCTTTTACTTTAGGTAAGGTTGAAGCAACTTGGCCCACAATAAACCTTCCGCAACAAAAACGTTTTCGTTTTCCTTGGGTAGGAATGCTCTTCTCGGGTCTGCTTTGCATAGGAAGCCTAAATGCATCGTTTTATTCATCAAATAATTCCCTAAAAAACAGCGATACTTCCATGGCGCCGACAAAAGAATTGTTGTCAGGTTCTTCCATAAATAACAAGCACTTTGGTTTAACTGTGTCAGAGCAAGATGGGCGCACATTAGTTACTGGTTATATACAGGATCGCTCAACTTCAAATACCGCTCGACGCAAAATCGAGGCAAACAGTGAACTTCCCCTAATATGGAAAGTACACCGTGTAGATAAACTAACGACGTCAATACAGACATTGCTGAACGAACACAACTTGTATGGCTATGATGTCAGGGTTGATCTCAACGGAAAAGCCATAGTTAAAGGTGTAGTTTTAGACCAACTCCCTATATCAAAATTCTCCACATCCATAGTAAGAGAAATTCCCGGATTGTCTGAAGTTACTTTCAACACAACTAAAGCTTCTGAGGTCATCGCATGGTTGAACCATAATATTGAAAAAATAGGCATGAATGGTATTGGTGCTTCAAGTTATCGTGAATATATACTAGTTAGTGGTAAAGCAACTACCTTGCAAAAAACACAGATCCACCAACTGATTGATTCTGCTAATTCTAAGTTCGGTAGCCAAATCCCCCTACAATATCAGCCTTTTATTGACCCAGAGGGAATGCTCCCTCCTATTCGGGCAATTAGTACGAGTCTCACCCCTTACATTGAGCTGTCCGGTGGGCAGAAGTATTTAAAAAACTCGGTAATTGGTGATGGGTTTACTATCAAAGAAATCACCGAAGATGGCATAGCCCTTTTAAAGGATAAACAAATTATTTGGATAGGAGCGAATGGTTAA
- a CDS encoding anthrax toxin-like adenylyl cyclase domain-containing protein yields the protein MINVSSGIDTRSIGRHDANFSQSSGAEKMAEAEIRELFSLHSVGMPVDHAKKLQSVAKEKNTVFGIRPVESMVRQLIIENYPTKGFKVKGKSSNWGPQAGFICEKQQLSKRESRRPEDIEKLNTAIQEGKKNGAYTVSDLRISRARISELVSELGLITTSGNGHKISIQAKSPSKADYSFQAIQGADGLYTIYEDAADKPIQVLSHPATNAPLTADYDLFFIAPPIEEHSQSGIDSRPNTAVTYSELPNDPLSYGDFYSREDKDMGNISPRVRDLVGSLNEVLGRGENLEMFHHSDDAGNPVSDMLDNFPATFYLPHPIDSMIDGNRYQYKEVTVISGSEEYKDFVRCIKDNGYHFTSNPKWDTPNRPVFEEAREKFEALRYR from the coding sequence ATGATTAATGTTAGCTCTGGAATAGATACTCGTTCAATAGGCAGACATGATGCCAATTTCTCTCAGAGCTCTGGCGCAGAAAAGATGGCTGAAGCAGAGATAAGGGAGTTGTTCTCTCTGCACAGTGTTGGAATGCCAGTCGATCATGCTAAAAAGTTGCAGTCCGTAGCCAAAGAAAAAAATACAGTATTTGGTATTCGCCCCGTTGAGTCAATGGTTCGCCAGCTGATAATAGAGAACTATCCAACTAAGGGATTTAAGGTTAAGGGGAAAAGTTCAAACTGGGGGCCTCAAGCAGGATTTATATGTGAAAAACAACAACTTAGCAAGAGGGAGAGTAGGAGGCCAGAAGATATAGAGAAACTAAATACCGCGATTCAAGAGGGCAAGAAAAACGGCGCTTATACAGTGTCAGATTTAAGAATTAGCAGAGCAAGAATTTCCGAGTTAGTCTCAGAGCTCGGTCTAATAACTACATCCGGCAACGGCCATAAAATTAGTATTCAAGCTAAATCTCCTAGTAAAGCTGATTATTCTTTTCAAGCTATCCAAGGAGCTGATGGCCTATATACCATTTATGAAGATGCGGCTGATAAGCCAATTCAAGTTTTGTCTCATCCGGCTACCAATGCCCCTTTAACAGCAGATTATGATTTGTTCTTTATTGCTCCACCCATAGAAGAACATTCACAATCCGGTATAGACTCAAGACCAAATACTGCCGTTACATACTCTGAGTTACCAAACGATCCGTTATCATATGGTGACTTCTATTCCCGAGAAGATAAAGATATGGGAAATATATCTCCACGTGTTCGTGATCTTGTTGGATCTTTAAATGAGGTACTAGGCCGCGGAGAAAACCTTGAAATGTTTCATCATAGTGATGATGCGGGTAATCCTGTTTCTGATATGCTAGATAATTTCCCTGCCACTTTTTATCTGCCACACCCTATAGACTCGATGATTGACGGTAATCGCTACCAATATAAAGAGGTGACGGTTATCAGCGGCAGTGAAGAATATAAAGATTTTGTTCGATGTATAAAAGATAATGGGTATCATTTTACTAGTAACCCCAAATGGGATACGCCAAATCGCCCTGTTTTTGAGGAGGCTAGAGAAAAGTTTGAAGCGTTGCGTTACAGGTGA
- the sctE gene encoding type III secretion system translocon subunit SctE — MEITGMLSSIIKNSLDNVQTEASNVNNVPNKSLSHDIPVTVSESHVQESGSNAPVLEEPAGQQTDIYAALMLARAAMQDSQVKFSQTDVKAAREQNKAAHEDRIAQQEKAIEKMEKAKKGGLFKKIFGWIATVAVAIAAIATTVATFGAAAPAGAAAIAGAVGAMVGAGLMVGQQVAAEFGVSLTEKIAVGLTKAFGLSEKVAQLIADIGFGIAVTALTLGGAAAASATKAATNTISSVANTVNKVSQGIAGAGAVGQGSSQIATSTLSHQAAKAQADAKETLAEIAKNQAQMEEMEEAIKDALSKRGEIMDLVIAAMKENTNSQNGIIRHGLTA, encoded by the coding sequence ATGGAAATAACTGGAATGCTATCAAGCATAATCAAGAATAGCCTTGATAACGTGCAAACCGAGGCCAGCAATGTAAACAATGTACCAAATAAAAGCCTTAGTCATGATATTCCTGTGACTGTGAGTGAGAGTCATGTCCAAGAGAGTGGCTCAAATGCACCAGTTTTAGAGGAACCTGCTGGTCAACAAACCGATATCTATGCAGCCTTGATGTTGGCACGAGCTGCAATGCAAGACAGTCAAGTCAAATTCTCGCAGACCGATGTAAAAGCGGCTCGAGAGCAGAATAAAGCGGCACATGAAGACCGAATTGCCCAGCAAGAAAAAGCCATTGAAAAAATGGAAAAGGCTAAGAAAGGTGGCTTGTTCAAAAAAATATTTGGCTGGATAGCAACAGTTGCGGTTGCTATCGCTGCAATCGCAACAACGGTAGCGACGTTTGGCGCTGCTGCACCAGCCGGAGCGGCAGCGATAGCTGGAGCTGTTGGAGCAATGGTAGGAGCTGGATTAATGGTGGGACAGCAAGTTGCTGCTGAATTTGGTGTGTCACTAACAGAAAAAATAGCCGTTGGACTCACTAAAGCTTTTGGCTTGAGTGAAAAAGTAGCGCAATTAATTGCGGACATAGGCTTTGGTATAGCTGTAACTGCGCTAACACTTGGTGGTGCAGCAGCGGCAAGCGCTACTAAAGCGGCAACGAATACTATCAGTAGCGTTGCTAATACTGTAAACAAGGTTTCGCAAGGCATTGCAGGTGCTGGTGCGGTTGGTCAAGGTAGCAGTCAAATTGCGACCAGTACTCTTTCTCACCAAGCAGCCAAAGCCCAAGCAGATGCGAAAGAAACGCTTGCAGAAATCGCCAAGAATCAGGCGCAGATGGAAGAAATGGAAGAAGCGATAAAAGATGCTTTGTCTAAGCGAGGTGAGATCATGGATTTGGTGATTGCTGCCATGAAAGAGAATACAAATTCACAAAATGGGATCATCAGACATGGTCTAACAGCATAA
- the sctC gene encoding type III secretion system outer membrane ring subunit SctC, producing MKISNLNHIANFLALLTITMIVQPIYASTLPNEKYSYRAKNTPLPDVLNAFSAHYGLFGVVSECFKDSFSGNIKAESGDAFLNQLSSAYNIVWFRIDSTIYFNCSNEIQTKLITLNNASSERFSNKMKNIGLDPNRFGMRALPGTGMLLVSGPPKFLEIAIDAAKAVDDSAAKEPNYQMKPYVIPLLYTHAEDRVLDDGSTTPGMVTKLRSLLGYGGEANTQGNIVADSDMNSVLIYDTESSVQRIIPLIHSMDKPKRQIEISVSIIDVAENALEDLGVDWSAQGNNGSLSVNPLSGIIEGAWHAGTGFATTLPIGTLSQFEFTLTALEQKNKARTLSRPTLLARENTRAVISNKEEFYAKVEAKEDAQLVTLSAGTELIVIPRIIPSPEGLAISLDITLTDGKRENETISDLPVIRDSTIITQATVARNQSLLIGGFYSQRNLEGSSKVPLLGDIPLLGSLFTYESSDDSRAVRMFLIRPRILEQVAGHTKQSDATKLFNNQIESEVAELRLIREAFESAWSE from the coding sequence ATGAAAATTAGTAACCTTAATCATATAGCCAACTTTTTAGCTCTGCTTACCATAACAATGATCGTTCAGCCAATTTATGCTTCGACATTGCCCAATGAAAAGTATAGTTATAGGGCGAAAAACACGCCCTTGCCTGATGTGTTGAACGCATTCTCTGCTCACTATGGGCTGTTTGGAGTAGTTAGTGAATGCTTTAAAGACTCGTTCAGCGGGAATATCAAAGCAGAGTCCGGAGACGCTTTTCTTAACCAATTATCGTCAGCATATAACATTGTTTGGTTTCGAATAGATTCAACTATCTATTTTAACTGCTCCAATGAAATTCAAACTAAGTTAATTACTCTCAATAATGCTTCATCTGAAAGGTTTTCAAACAAAATGAAGAACATCGGCTTGGATCCTAATCGTTTTGGTATGCGTGCTTTGCCAGGTACAGGGATGTTACTTGTTTCAGGACCACCTAAATTTTTGGAGATTGCAATCGATGCAGCCAAAGCTGTTGATGACAGTGCTGCTAAAGAACCCAATTATCAAATGAAACCTTATGTCATCCCTCTTCTATATACTCATGCCGAAGATAGAGTTCTTGACGATGGCAGTACAACACCTGGAATGGTGACAAAGTTGCGCAGTCTCCTCGGCTATGGTGGAGAAGCAAATACACAAGGGAACATTGTTGCTGATTCAGATATGAATAGCGTACTCATCTATGACACTGAATCTTCAGTACAAAGGATCATTCCTCTTATTCATTCGATGGACAAACCCAAGCGTCAAATTGAAATATCCGTTTCAATTATTGACGTCGCGGAGAATGCTCTAGAAGACCTAGGCGTTGATTGGAGTGCTCAAGGAAACAATGGTTCACTGAGTGTCAATCCTCTAAGCGGAATTATTGAAGGTGCATGGCATGCAGGAACAGGTTTTGCAACAACATTACCGATAGGAACGTTAAGTCAATTCGAGTTCACACTTACAGCCCTAGAGCAGAAGAATAAAGCACGCACTTTATCAAGACCAACTTTACTCGCAAGGGAAAATACTCGTGCCGTGATCAGTAATAAAGAAGAGTTTTATGCCAAAGTTGAGGCTAAAGAAGATGCTCAATTAGTCACACTGTCGGCAGGTACTGAACTGATAGTTATCCCGAGAATTATTCCGTCTCCAGAGGGCCTTGCCATCAGTCTAGATATCACACTTACCGATGGAAAACGAGAGAATGAAACCATTTCAGATCTTCCTGTGATAAGAGACAGTACCATCATTACACAAGCAACTGTCGCACGTAATCAAAGCTTACTCATTGGGGGGTTTTATTCACAACGTAATCTAGAAGGAAGCTCAAAAGTTCCCCTTCTTGGTGATATTCCTCTTCTTGGGAGTTTATTTACTTATGAAAGCTCCGACGATAGTCGTGCAGTACGCATGTTCCTAATTAGACCAAGAATATTAGAGCAGGTAGCAGGCCATACCAAACAGTCTGATGCAACTAAGCTATTCAACAACCAAATTGAGAGTGAAGTTGCTGAGCTAAGACTGATCAGAGAAGCGTTCGAAAGCGCATGGAGTGAATAG
- the sctO gene encoding type III secretion system stalk subunit SctO: MDWKILEDIKRKRKDTAAKEMKERLSAYQKSEQDVSEQEAIHTQLLSSLQQISQSPFSENVPLSKEALNNWQQQVAAAKNKVNESANTIVKLKKTSQEHFSQWESAQSCYQSAHKKYEKCVEIRKEDDKHQFQLELLEADKQLDEFLPKQGKNNI; the protein is encoded by the coding sequence ATGGACTGGAAGATTCTCGAAGATATAAAGCGTAAACGTAAAGATACCGCAGCTAAAGAGATGAAAGAGAGATTATCTGCCTATCAAAAAAGTGAGCAAGACGTGTCCGAGCAAGAAGCTATTCATACTCAATTGCTTTCCTCTCTGCAGCAGATATCTCAGTCGCCTTTTAGTGAGAATGTGCCACTTAGTAAAGAGGCGCTGAATAACTGGCAACAACAAGTTGCCGCTGCAAAAAATAAAGTAAATGAGTCTGCCAACACTATTGTGAAGCTAAAAAAAACCTCACAAGAACATTTTTCACAATGGGAAAGTGCGCAATCGTGTTATCAATCTGCTCACAAGAAATACGAAAAATGTGTGGAGATCCGAAAAGAAGATGACAAACACCAATTTCAACTTGAGCTTCTCGAAGCAGACAAACAACTTGACGAGTTCTTACCCAAGCAAGGCAAAAACAACATATAA
- the sctR gene encoding type III secretion system export apparatus subunit SctR has product MFNTPDAFTLIGGLTLVGLLPFITVMATSFVKISIIFVLIRNALGVQQAPPNMAMNGLALVLTIFIMAPVAYECHQIALEVGTEWENSKEALQGIGHILEPYRQFLLNKVSQDEVDFFADTAKQLWPPEHRDIIDNESFLVLIPAYTVSELTSAFEVGFILYLPFIAIDLIVSNILLAMGMMMVSPMTISLPFKLLLFVLLDGWTRLTHGIVLSYQIG; this is encoded by the coding sequence ATGTTTAATACACCAGATGCTTTTACCCTAATAGGTGGCTTGACCTTAGTAGGTTTGCTTCCTTTTATCACTGTGATGGCAACTTCTTTTGTGAAAATATCGATTATTTTTGTTCTGATCAGGAATGCTCTTGGCGTACAGCAAGCACCACCTAATATGGCAATGAACGGTCTTGCATTGGTACTAACTATTTTCATTATGGCTCCAGTAGCATATGAGTGTCATCAGATTGCTCTTGAAGTCGGAACTGAGTGGGAGAACAGCAAGGAAGCACTTCAGGGCATTGGGCATATACTAGAGCCATATCGTCAGTTTCTACTAAATAAAGTAAGCCAAGACGAAGTGGATTTTTTTGCCGATACTGCGAAACAGCTCTGGCCACCAGAACATAGGGATATTATTGATAACGAAAGCTTTCTAGTGTTGATCCCTGCTTATACGGTAAGCGAGCTTACTTCAGCATTTGAAGTGGGTTTTATACTCTACCTACCGTTTATCGCTATTGATCTAATTGTGTCCAATATTTTGTTAGCGATGGGGATGATGATGGTTTCACCTATGACTATCTCTCTACCTTTTAAGTTACTGCTCTTTGTATTGCTGGATGGTTGGACACGATTAACCCACGGAATTGTATTAAGTTACCAAATCGGGTGA
- the sctT gene encoding type III secretion system export apparatus subunit SctT has product MDGLNELLISFSLCLPRLIGAMILIPGFSTRVLGGQMVRNTIAAVLALPLFPMVSADINQLDATSFLIAIAIKEALIGLLIGFITAIPFQAIESAGFIIDNQRGASMAMTMNPLSNEQTSPLGILLNQAGCAIFFSFGFVLIWLGAMYHSYVLWPVNDMLPPFTQNATLTALQAFSHIMEIAWRLAAPAVIVMFLAEFGLGLMNRFVPQMNVFILAMPIKSALAILILILYLNLMFEAFLEEMLVFIDFTSWMTAFLGG; this is encoded by the coding sequence ATGGATGGGTTAAATGAGCTTCTGATCTCTTTCAGTCTTTGCCTACCAAGATTAATTGGTGCAATGATACTGATCCCGGGTTTTTCGACTCGTGTGCTGGGTGGTCAAATGGTACGTAATACCATCGCCGCGGTACTTGCTCTACCATTATTTCCAATGGTATCAGCGGATATAAACCAGCTTGATGCCACGAGTTTTCTTATCGCTATTGCAATAAAAGAAGCATTAATTGGGTTACTGATTGGCTTTATAACAGCCATTCCATTTCAAGCTATAGAAAGTGCAGGATTTATTATTGATAACCAACGTGGGGCATCAATGGCGATGACGATGAATCCTCTTTCAAATGAGCAGACAAGTCCGCTTGGGATACTTTTGAACCAAGCTGGCTGCGCAATATTTTTTTCATTTGGCTTTGTACTCATATGGTTAGGGGCAATGTACCATTCCTATGTTCTGTGGCCCGTAAACGATATGCTGCCACCATTTACCCAAAACGCGACTTTAACTGCATTACAAGCTTTTAGTCATATTATGGAAATTGCATGGCGCTTAGCTGCTCCAGCGGTGATTGTTATGTTTTTGGCTGAATTTGGCTTGGGGTTAATGAATCGATTTGTCCCTCAAATGAACGTATTTATATTGGCAATGCCAATAAAAAGTGCTTTAGCCATCTTAATTCTTATCTTATACCTGAACCTAATGTTCGAGGCGTTTCTCGAAGAAATGCTTGTTTTTATTGACTTCACCTCATGGATGACGGCGTTTTTAGGAGGCTAA